In the Mytilus trossulus isolate FHL-02 chromosome 1, PNRI_Mtr1.1.1.hap1, whole genome shotgun sequence genome, one interval contains:
- the LOC134716238 gene encoding caspase-3-like gives MADVLDAQRSKPDDTSTSIITHGPESNSGQGFVSKAHLDQKKYPISSGIAVVINNTEFERHLNLGDRKGSDVDAASLFQRFQELGFDSDLLNDATKVDMEDKFNEIKSDKKSLEKAGCLIVALLTHGNEDSVFMTDESVKIKNVMNYFNAENCPELIMKPKIFIVQACRGTGLGSGVNRTVVRRDPNQADAAAEYHEYDKIHGDVIRIPNEADFLAVYSTSPGYGSFRNTQQGSPFVRYLSEELLNMKKEDDFYKVLTRVNKDVGLGYKPNYAHSDIITQMPCFISHLTKDLYLKQKD, from the exons ATGGCAGACGTACTCGATGCCCAACGCAGTAAACCAGACGACACGTCAACCTCAATCATCACCCATGGACCAGAAAG CAACTCAGGACAAGGTTTTGTATCGAAAGCACATTTGgatcaaaaaaaatatccaataagTTCTGGGATAGCAGTTGTAATCAATAACACAGAATTTGAAAGACATTTGAATTTAGGTGATCGTAAAGGAAGTGACGTAGATGCTGCATCTTTATTCCAAAGATTTCAGGAACTTGGTTTTGATAGTGATCTTTTGAATGATGCAACTAAAGTTGACATGGAAGACAAATTTAATGAAA ttAAAAGCGACAAAAAAAGTTTAGAAAAGGCAGGCTGCCTTATCGTAGCTTTGCTGACGCATGGAAATGAGGATAGTGTATTTATGACAGATGAGTCTGTTAAGATAAAAAATGTGATGAATTACTTCAATGCAGAGAACTGTCCAGAACTTATAATGAAGCCAAAAATATTTATCGTCCAG GCCTGTAGAGGAACAGGATTAGGAAGTGGTGTAAACAGGACAGTGGTTAGAAGAGATCCAAATCAGGCAGACGCTGCTGCTGAATATCATGAGTATGACAAGATACACGGAGATGTTATACGTATTCCTAATGAAGCAGATTTCCTAGCCGTGTATTCTACTTCCCCCG GTTATGGATCTTTCCGGAACACCCAGCAAGGGTCGCCATTTGTCCGTTACTTGTCAGAAGAGCTACTCAATATGAAGAAAGAAGATGACTTTTACAAAGTCTTGACCAGAGTTAATAAAGACGTTGGTCTTGGATATAAGCCAAATTATGCACACAGTGACATCATTACCCAAATGCcttgttttatttcacatcTTACCAAAgacttatatttaaaacaaaaggatTAA
- the LOC134716212 gene encoding caspase-7-like isoform X2, whose amino-acid sequence MASQDTLDAKPDRIEETSTKLPITNETETKSNEGKIYQSHLDQEKYTIKSGIAVVINNTEFDPRLGLSDRSGSDADASSLFQRFMELGFESDLINDASKDDLVEKLQEIIKDREQLSKTDCLIVALLTHGNEDSVYMTDRCIKMRSIMNCFNAENCPELILKPKIFIFQCSRKPDSRQGENITIQDTHKNKVTAPDAEDTVRIPNESDFLEVFSTSIGDTSFHNTESSSPFLRHLIEELHNITEKDDIYSVLTKVNGKVMTFEPGHTASKDMRQMPYFVSHLTKDLYLKQTN is encoded by the exons ATGGCAAGTCAAGACACATTAGATGCCAAACCTGATCGCATTGAAGAAACATCAACAAAATTGCcaattaccaatgagacagaaac CAAATCAAATGAAGGAAAAATATACCAAAGCCATTTAGACcaagaaaaatatacaattaaatcAGGAATAGCTGTTGTGATCAACAACACAGAATTTGATCCCAGATTAGGTTTATCTGACCGTTCTGGAAGTGATGCGGATGCTTCATCTCTTTTCCAAAGATTTATGGAACTTGGTTTCGAAAGTGATCTAATAAACGATGCCAGTAAGGATGACTTGGTAGAGAAATTACAAGAAA ttATAAAGGACAGAGAACAATTATCGAAAACAGACTGTCTGATCGTAGCTTTGTTGACACATGGAAATGAGGACAGCGTGTATATGACAGATAGATGTATAAAGATGAGATCAATAATGAATTGTTTCAATGCAGAGAACTGTCCAGAGTTAATTCTTAAgcccaaaatatttattttccag TGCTCTAGAAAACCCGACTCAAGACAAGGTGAAAATATTACTATTCAGGACACACATAAAAACAAGGTTACGGCTCCAGATGCTGAAGATACAGTTCGTATTCCTAATGAATCCGATTTCCTTGAAGTTTTTTCTACGTCAATAG gtGACACATCATTCCATAACACAGAGTCATCCTCACCATTTTTACGTCATTTAATAGAAGAGCTACATAACATCACAGAAAAAGATGATATTTACAGCGTATTAACAAAAGTAAATGGCAAAGTGATGACATTTGAGCCAGGACATACGGCGAGTAAAGATATGAGACAGATGCCATATTTTGTGTCACACCTTACGAAAGATTTATATCTGAAACAGACAAACTAG
- the LOC134716212 gene encoding caspase-7-like isoform X1: MEMASQDTLDAKPDRIEETSTKLPITNETETKSNEGKIYQSHLDQEKYTIKSGIAVVINNTEFDPRLGLSDRSGSDADASSLFQRFMELGFESDLINDASKDDLVEKLQEIIKDREQLSKTDCLIVALLTHGNEDSVYMTDRCIKMRSIMNCFNAENCPELILKPKIFIFQCSRKPDSRQGENITIQDTHKNKVTAPDAEDTVRIPNESDFLEVFSTSIGDTSFHNTESSSPFLRHLIEELHNITEKDDIYSVLTKVNGKVMTFEPGHTASKDMRQMPYFVSHLTKDLYLKQTN, encoded by the exons ATG gAAATGGCAAGTCAAGACACATTAGATGCCAAACCTGATCGCATTGAAGAAACATCAACAAAATTGCcaattaccaatgagacagaaac CAAATCAAATGAAGGAAAAATATACCAAAGCCATTTAGACcaagaaaaatatacaattaaatcAGGAATAGCTGTTGTGATCAACAACACAGAATTTGATCCCAGATTAGGTTTATCTGACCGTTCTGGAAGTGATGCGGATGCTTCATCTCTTTTCCAAAGATTTATGGAACTTGGTTTCGAAAGTGATCTAATAAACGATGCCAGTAAGGATGACTTGGTAGAGAAATTACAAGAAA ttATAAAGGACAGAGAACAATTATCGAAAACAGACTGTCTGATCGTAGCTTTGTTGACACATGGAAATGAGGACAGCGTGTATATGACAGATAGATGTATAAAGATGAGATCAATAATGAATTGTTTCAATGCAGAGAACTGTCCAGAGTTAATTCTTAAgcccaaaatatttattttccag TGCTCTAGAAAACCCGACTCAAGACAAGGTGAAAATATTACTATTCAGGACACACATAAAAACAAGGTTACGGCTCCAGATGCTGAAGATACAGTTCGTATTCCTAATGAATCCGATTTCCTTGAAGTTTTTTCTACGTCAATAG gtGACACATCATTCCATAACACAGAGTCATCCTCACCATTTTTACGTCATTTAATAGAAGAGCTACATAACATCACAGAAAAAGATGATATTTACAGCGTATTAACAAAAGTAAATGGCAAAGTGATGACATTTGAGCCAGGACATACGGCGAGTAAAGATATGAGACAGATGCCATATTTTGTGTCACACCTTACGAAAGATTTATATCTGAAACAGACAAACTAG